Proteins from a single region of Aquipuribacter hungaricus:
- a CDS encoding DUF3140 domain-containing protein, with protein sequence MQHDLTDTELDELWDEFHTVVNMTSRELGDWLRVRAADEVGEALPDRAGTETGQHVLRLLGKRKTDVDADDVALMQRVVDRVRSERREDLEPTAGEAHWRHRLMTVGHDPLKPVGETTDRRAD encoded by the coding sequence ATGCAGCATGACCTGACGGACACCGAGCTCGACGAGCTCTGGGACGAGTTCCACACCGTGGTGAACATGACCAGCCGCGAGCTGGGCGACTGGTTGCGGGTGCGCGCGGCCGACGAGGTCGGCGAGGCGCTCCCCGACCGGGCGGGCACCGAGACCGGGCAGCACGTCCTGCGGCTGCTGGGGAAGCGGAAGACCGACGTGGACGCCGACGACGTCGCCCTGATGCAGCGGGTCGTCGACCGGGTCCGCTCGGAGCGCCGCGAGGACCTGGAGCCGACGGCCGGCGAGGCCCACTGGCGCCACCGTCTCATGACGGTGGGCCACGACCCGCTCAAGCCGGTCGGCGAGACCACGGA
- a CDS encoding LLM class F420-dependent oxidoreductase, whose product MSDDALRFGLFVPQGWRLDLVGIDPAEHWSTLRALAQRADAGPWESLWVYDHFHTVPEPTEEATHEAWTLMAALAAVTDRVRLGQMCTCTGYRNPAYLAKVAATVDVVSGGRVEMGIGAGWYEHEWRAYGYGFPGAGERLAMLREGVEIMRQMWEQGSSTFAGEHYRTDGALCRPLPLQEGGIPLWVAGGGERKTLRIAAEHARYTNFEGTLEGFVHKSEVLAGHCRDIGRDPATITRSANYNVVLGRDEAEVADRLAQRRSRLEGLVSPAAVEREVVSYAPELPAVGTPEQVVEKLRPLVDAGMTYPILYFPEAAYDTSGIELFEQEVLPALRG is encoded by the coding sequence ATGAGCGACGACGCCCTCCGGTTCGGTCTCTTCGTCCCCCAGGGCTGGCGCCTGGACCTGGTGGGCATCGACCCCGCCGAGCACTGGTCCACCCTGCGGGCGCTCGCGCAGCGCGCCGACGCCGGCCCGTGGGAGTCGCTGTGGGTGTACGACCACTTCCACACGGTGCCGGAGCCGACCGAGGAGGCCACGCACGAGGCGTGGACGCTGATGGCGGCCCTCGCCGCGGTCACCGACCGGGTCCGCCTGGGGCAGATGTGCACGTGCACCGGCTACCGGAACCCCGCCTACCTTGCCAAGGTCGCGGCGACCGTCGACGTCGTGTCCGGCGGCCGCGTCGAGATGGGCATCGGTGCGGGCTGGTACGAGCACGAGTGGCGCGCCTACGGCTACGGCTTCCCCGGCGCGGGCGAGCGGCTGGCGATGCTGCGCGAGGGCGTGGAGATCATGCGGCAGATGTGGGAGCAGGGCTCCTCCACCTTCGCCGGCGAGCACTACCGGACCGACGGGGCGCTGTGCCGGCCGCTCCCGCTGCAGGAGGGCGGGATCCCGCTGTGGGTGGCCGGCGGCGGGGAGCGGAAGACGCTGCGGATCGCCGCGGAGCACGCGCGGTACACGAACTTCGAGGGCACGCTCGAGGGGTTCGTCCACAAGTCCGAGGTGCTGGCCGGCCACTGCCGCGACATCGGGCGCGACCCGGCGACCATCACCCGCAGCGCCAACTACAACGTCGTCCTCGGTCGTGACGAGGCCGAGGTGGCCGACCGCCTCGCGCAGCGCCGGTCCCGCCTGGAGGGCCTGGTCAGCCCGGCCGCCGTCGAGCGCGAGGTGGTCTCGTACGCGCCGGAGCTGCCGGCCGTGGGCACGCCCGAGCAGGTCGTGGAGAAGCTGCGCCCGCTCGTCGACGCCGGGATGACCTACCCGATCCTCTACTTCCCCGAGGCCGCCTACGACACGAGCGGCATCGAGCTGTTCGAGCAGGAGGTCCTGCCGGCGCTGCGCGGCTGA